Sequence from the Cucumis sativus cultivar 9930 chromosome 1, Cucumber_9930_V3, whole genome shotgun sequence genome:
TTTACTTTACACTTTTGGAATCAATCCTTCTTCATATGTGTCATGTAATCTTTtcagaaaaattaatttctaacagTCTCAATTTGGTAAGCTGTCTggaacttcttttttttttattttacattagATAGAGTGGGGATCAGTAGTCCTATGACCTACTGCTTCATTGTACATACTTGATACCTTTTgttcaagtatatatatttttcttattcgCTTTTTAATACAACTAAAAGGTAAGAGATTAAATTTTCAACGGTTAAGAACGGAGACCCTGAAAATACCACAAGTCAAgttcattttggtttttagacTAAATTGATATGTTggctttttactattttgaaaacGTTGCGGTGAGACCCTGAAAATACCACAAGTCAAgttcattttggtttttagacTAAATTGATATGTTggctttttactattttgaaaacGTTGCGGTGTTgacaaaatctaaaacaagAAGACTCAACTAAAgatgtttttataatatttttggaaGTCTTTTAACGTTCtgttttacaaattacaaGTCATTACCTTTTCTatattgtttgaaaatgacatcaagcaaattttaattatgacTGTGGATAGTTATAGTATGTTTTagttatgtaaattttaattataccTTTCCTgcattgaaattttcattttaacccTTAActattgaaattgttttaagaCAATTATTTCACTGACTTTCCTATTGAAAAGGAAGATAAGAAGGGGAAAGGATATGAAGTCTTTACCACACATAGCATCAAGTGAGGAAGTAGAAGTTGGAAAATATGGAGTAATGAATTAACTCCTTGTTTGGTTCAATTAGTTTGTGGCTTCTATCACTAGTGAAGCGATTTGGTATTAGTTTCAATGTTTGGAAATGATATAAAGAGTTATGCAatttaaaaaccaataaaatatGAGAAGCCAATCCGTATTAAGTTAgtaatgaacaaaatatgacACAACAGATGGCCATCTTGAACTCCCAAGCATTTGCTTGATGACACCCAACATGGCTGCAAATTCTCCCTATTGCACAAAGCATATAGACTAAATATTTACTTCAATTGAGCTATATCCTggaatctttttaatttcttgctCCATCATGAGACCTCGAACGTACTTTACCGAATCCCATCGACTTGCTTTGGCGTATATATTCGACAAGGTAATGTAGATACTTGGATTTCTAGACTCCAATGAGAGTAATCTGTCAGCAAGTTTTACCCCTAATTCAATGTCCTTGTGCAGAAGACATCCATTCAGTAGAGTTTCAAGTATGCCACTGGTTGGTGTGAAAggcatttgattgattaattctTCAGCTTGCCGAAGGCGACCTGCTCGACTTAGAAGATCGACAATACAAGCATAAAGTTTATCAGTAGGTGTGGTGTTATGATCTTTCACCATGTTTTGAAACAAAGCAATCCCCTCTTCCACTAGTCCTGAGTGGCTACAAGCCGATAGCAGAGAAACAAAGGTGCTCTCATTTGGTTGAAGTCCTTCTCGATTCATCCGATGGTAGACGCACAGTGCTTTATGCCCGAGACCGTGCATTCCATATCCCGAAATCATAGAGTTATACAATATCACATCCTTGGGCGTAAGACCATACTTGAATACCATCTCAGCAGAGTTTATTTTGCTGCATTTTGCATACATATCAATTAGGGCCGTCATAACGACGACTTCAGAAGCAAAATGAAATCGAGTTAAGGTAGCATGTACGCTTCTCCCTTCACGTAACAAGCCTAGGAGTGTACAACAATAGACTAAACTAACTAAGGTGAGAGCATTGAAAGTAACCCTTTCATTTTGCATCTGATCAAATAACTTCAAAGCATCTCTAGCATGCCCATTCTGTGCCAATCCCACAAGCATGGCAGTCCATGAAATCacattcttatttttcattctttcaaaaacGGAAGATGCGTAGGCCAGGGATCCACATTTAGCATATAAATCAACAATTGCAGTAGGTaaaaccaaattcaaatcaaGTCCCCTTCGATAGATGAAACCATGAAGAATCTTGCCACCATCCAAATCAGCCGTGCGAGAACAAAGCTGGATGAGGCTAACAACGGTACCTGAATCGAAACCTACATCATCCATAATCAACTTCTGAAAGAGTCGTAAAGTTTCAACAAGCAAACCATTTTGAACGTATCCCGAAATCATAACATTCCATGAGACCAAATTCCTAGAGGGCATGTTCTCAAAAATCCATCGAGCACTTTCGACGTCACCTGATTTACAATACATATCAATCAACGTGGTAAGCACTCTTGTATCACGACTCATTCCAAATCCAAGAACAAAGCCATGCATACATTTTCCAAACGTTAAATTCCTCATCTCCCCACAAGACTGAATCAAGCTAATCATGGTCACAGCACTAGgctcaattttattataaagcATATCAAGAAAAAGATTATAGCCTTCACGAAACAAGCCTTCCTGCATAAACCCACCAATCATCACATTCCAACAAACAACATCTTTCTCAaccatttgatgaaaaaaaaattgtgcaCACATAATATCACCAGTTTTCaccaaaaaattcaaaatagaaCTCCCCAAAAACCGACCTCCAGCCAATCCCTTACACACAGCTAATCCAATCACTTCCATCCCCATTTCATAATCCAATAAGAACATGCATGCCTTAAGAGCAAAATTACAAGTATAACTATCGAATTCCAAATGACATCGACTCATCATCTTAAGCAGCTCGATACAGTCGTTATAACGCTCATTTTGCAGATACCCATTAACCATGGCATTGCAAAGAACAGTTTTTGGTTGAGGaatttcatcaaacactttCCGAGCATTTTCCAAACAACCCAAACTCGAGTAAGCCGCAACAAGTTTTGCAACCAAAAATTGATCCCCATATATGGGATTTGTGATAATAATCTGGGCGTGTATGGATTTGACCGATAGAAGGTTATGGGAAAATTCTTGGAGAAATGAGAGAAATGGTTGAAGAAGATTGGGTTGTGCATTGAAGAGGGCATTTTGTAAAGAGGATTTTGAGGTGTGTGAAATGAACCTTTTGAGAGGAAAACAAGGAAAGTGAAGGAAAGGCGGCatcaaaagaaggaagaagaaggagagtGGTGGAGAAAAGCCATAGCCAAAAGGAAACGATCAAAGGAAGGGAAGTTCGCATGG
This genomic interval carries:
- the LOC101213729 gene encoding pentatricopeptide repeat-containing protein DOT4, chloroplastic; the encoded protein is MARNIFLIANQVANENSNASFHIAVIIDFINFTWMCPLSFSTRQLTGNEVSMVEQKKIGNDLGDCSICLDELSPSNREIIITNPIYGDQFLVAKLVAAYSSLGCLENARKVFDEIPQPKTVLCNAMVNGYLQNERYNDCIELLKMMSRCHLEFDSYTCNFALKACMFLLDYEMGMEVIGLAVCKGLAGGRFLGSSILNFLVKTGDIMCAQFFFHQMVEKDVVCWNVMIGGFMQEGLFREGYNLFLDMLYNKIEPSAVTMISLIQSCGEMRNLTFGKCMHGFVLGFGMSRDTRVLTTLIDMYCKSGDVESARWIFENMPSRNLVSWNVMISGYVQNGLLVETLRLFQKLIMDDVGFDSGTVVSLIQLCSRTADLDGGKILHGFIYRRGLDLNLVLPTAIVDLYAKCGSLAYASSVFERMKNKNVISWTAMLVGLAQNGHARDALKLFDQMQNERVTFNALTLVSLVYCCTLLGLLREGRSVHATLTRFHFASEVVVMTALIDMYAKCSKINSAEMVFKYGLTPKDVILYNSMISGYGMHGLGHKALCVYHRMNREGLQPNESTFVSLLSACSHSGLVEEGIALFQNMVKDHNTTPTDKLYACIVDLLSRAGRLRQAEELINQMPFTPTSGILETLLNGCLLHKDIELGVKLADRLLSLESRNPSIYITLSNIYAKASRWDSVKYVRGLMMEQEIKKIPGYSSIEVNI